The following coding sequences lie in one Ostrea edulis chromosome 8, xbOstEdul1.1, whole genome shotgun sequence genomic window:
- the LOC125663090 gene encoding uncharacterized protein LOC125663090, with translation MEPVYIPAYTTANITNEESTFTEPRSQNMEQGLLNLANSLAQQMSLSRLPPAEPSVFMETLSSIQDGNSKKGRRNEYSPFKEFMEFLTKESKIACDPVISIQANKNEQGHGETEKSSKHVKKTNRTGQLASFEKGRNFAIMSSLDTTRTCVFCNCEHYLNDCKEFLSKSIDERKKYAQDMKLCFGCLNSGHISKNCRRRLKCKKCQRHHLTSLHGDTHQRRSEGCKFKETENETQFTSSHVGKIRTISTNNNKVTNKTSMIVPVYISHIDRPDQEKLVYALLDTQSDTTFITNDTYHQLGLSGTNVKLLLSTMYAENQVVESHKVKSLVVCGFNSDLKIPLPDTFTHNIMPADRSHIPTPEVAQSWTYLESIASALMPLQNCEIGLLIGYNCPKALISRGVIAPLNEGPYGQRTDLGWSIIGIVNQSHCNEEKDSVSISHRIISREVHLRVFRPNMQEPSHVMFCMRTKTKEVINQDELTRMFEFDFVEQSANVKLPSYEDRKFISVLENGLHISNGHYEMPLPFRKDSPCLPNKSVAIHRLKNLKGRLEKNDKYRLHYVSFMNDLDLQKSAKYEGQSLNDHLLQGPDLTNSLVGVLCRFRQEPITLVCDLEQIFHQFRVNSEHRNYLRFFWWENGDLNELPPEYKMCVHLFGAASSPGCANFGMKQIANDNECEFGMDTANFLRHNFYVDGGLKYVATTSEAMKLVQKSKEMCKKGGLRLHKFLSNSKDVLESIPPTERAKALENVDHLHDKLPIEKTLGIQWCVESDSFQFSMVLNDRPLTRRGVLSTLSSVYDPLGLISPFV, from the exons ATGGAACCTGTGTATATCCCAGCGTATACTACAGCCAACATCACAAATGAAGAGTCAACATTCACTGAACCTAGATCACAAAACATGGAACAAGGACTACTGAACTTGGCTAATTCATTGGCGCAGCAAATGAGTCTTAGTAGACTACCTCCTGCTGAACCAAGTGTTTTTATGGAGACCCTCTCAAGCATCCAGGATGGAAA CTCAAAGAAAGGAAGAAGAAACGAGTATTCCCCTTTCAAGGAATTTATGGAATTCTTAACAAAGGAATCAAAAATTGCGTGTGATCCTGTGATATCCATTCAAGCAAATAAGAATGAACAAGGACATGGTGAAACTGAGAAATCCTCCAAACATGTTAAGAAAACTAACAGGACAGGACAATTAGCCTCCTTTGAAAAAGGAAGAAACTTTGCAATAATGTCATCTTTAGATACAACAAGGACATGTGTTTTCTGTAACTGCGAGCATTATTTGAATGACTGTAAGGAGTTCCTATCCAAGAGCATTGATGAAAGGAAAAAATATGCACAGGATATGAAATTGTGCTTCGGCTGTTTAAATTCTGGGCATATCTCAAAGAATTGTCGACGACGGCTCAAATGCAAGAAATGTCAAAGGCATCATCTTACATCTCTTCACGGTGATACACATCAAAGAAGGAGTGAGGGTTGTAAGTTCAAAGAGACAGAAAATGAAACACAGTTTACATCCTCTCATGTAGGAAAGATTAGAACAATCTCGACAAATAATAACAAAGTGACAAACAAAACGTCTATGATTGTGCCAGTGTACATTTCACATATTGACAGACCAGATCAGGAGAAATTGGTATACGCTCTTCTTGATACCCAGTCAGATACAACATTTATAACAAATGACACTTACCATCAGCTTGGACTATCAGGAACAAACGTCAAATTATTACTGTCCACAATGTATGCAGAAAATCAAGTGGTGGAAAGTCACAAAGTGAAAAGCTTAGTCGTATGTGGATTTAATAGTGATTTGAAGATACCGCTTCCTGATACATTTACGCACAACATCATGCCAGCAGACAGATCTCACATTCCTACCCCAGAAGTGGCGCAGAGTTGGACTTATCTAGAGTCTATAGCTTCTGCACTTATGCCTTTACAGAATTGTGAAATTGGACTTTTGATTGGTTATAATTGTCCTAAGGCCTTAATATCCCGTGGTGTTATTGCACCTCTAAATGAAGGACCATATGGACAAAGAACAGACCTTGGTTGGAGCATCATTGGTATTGTGAACCAAAGTCATTGCAACGAAGAAAAGGACTCTGTCAGCATAAGTCATCGCATTATCTCAAGAGAGGTTCATCTTCGTGTTTTTCGCCCTAACATGCAGGAACCGAGCcatgtgatgttttgtatgAGAACCAAAACTAAAGAAGTTATAAATCAAGATGAACTAACACGAATGTTTGAATTTGATTTCGTAGAACAATCTGCTAATGTGAAACTACCGTCTTACGAAGATCGTAAATTTATTTCTGTTCTGGAAAATGGATTACACATTTCTAATGGACATTATGAAATGCCGTTGCCCTTTCGTAAGGATTCGCCTTGTCTTCCGAACAAGAGTGTGGCTATTCATCGTCTCAAGAACTTGAAAGGACGACTTGAAAAGAATGACAAATACAGATTACATTACGTGTCCTTCATGAATGATTTGGATTTGCAGAAAAG TGCAAAATATGAAGGCCAATCTCTTAACGATCATCTCTTACAGGGGCCCGATCTTACAAACTCTCTTGTGGGTGTTTTGTGTCGATTCCGTCAAGAACCCATTACACTTGTCTGTGACCTTGAACAAATTTTTCACCAATTCAGAGTGAATAGTGAACATCGGAACTATCTTCGTTTCTTTTGGTGGGAAAATGGTGACCTTAATGAACTACCTCCAGAATACAAGATGTGTGTTCACCTGTTTGGGGCAGCGTCCTCACCGGGATGTGCTAATTTCGGGATGAAACAAATAGCTAATGACAACGAATGTGAATTCGGTATGGACACAGCTAACTTTTTGAGACACAATTTTTATGTTGATGGTGGATTGAAATATGTGGCGACCACATCAGAAGCAATGAAACTTGTTCAGAAAAGCAAGGAAATGTGCAAGAAAGGTGGATTAAGACTGCACAAATTTCTGTCTAATTCCAAAGATGTTCTTGAAAGCATTCCACCGACAGAAAGAGCAAAGGCGTTAGAAAATGTGGATCATCTTCATGACAAACTTCCCATAGAAAAGACTCTTGGTATACAATGGTGTGTGGAGTCTGACTCATTTCAGTTTAGTATGGTGCTGAATGATCGACCCCTGACTAGACGTGGAGTACTGTCAACGCTGAGTTCTGTCTACGACCCACTTGGATTAATCTCGCCATTTGTTTGA